One stretch of Chitinophaga pendula DNA includes these proteins:
- a CDS encoding methyltransferase family protein, which produces MQQTKTRLTASQLIKAVVYIIFLPVLTLFLSGDWTWTEGWLYGGWFILLYGTIAFYLYAKDPALLAERFQRKQHENQAGWDKYLVSLIAVLYITWAVLIPLDAQRYHWSPSFPLWIKITGCIALLLSFFFYFRSFTDNTFLSTVVRVQTDRKQQVVSTGVYGFVRHPMYLGSILNFLGVPLLTGSVYGLATGIVVSLLYTYRIIEEEKVLAKDLEGYKDYQQKIRYRLIPKVW; this is translated from the coding sequence ATGCAACAGACAAAAACGAGACTGACTGCCTCACAACTAATAAAAGCTGTCGTATACATCATTTTCCTACCGGTACTCACGCTATTTCTCTCCGGCGACTGGACCTGGACCGAAGGCTGGTTGTATGGCGGATGGTTCATTCTGCTATATGGTACCATCGCCTTTTATCTTTATGCCAAAGATCCCGCACTACTGGCAGAGAGGTTCCAGAGAAAACAACATGAAAATCAGGCTGGCTGGGATAAATATCTGGTGAGTCTCATCGCGGTACTTTATATTACCTGGGCCGTATTAATCCCCCTGGACGCACAACGTTATCACTGGAGCCCTTCATTCCCCTTATGGATAAAGATCACTGGCTGCATTGCCCTGCTCCTCTCCTTTTTCTTCTATTTCCGTTCCTTTACAGATAATACGTTCCTATCCACTGTTGTACGGGTACAGACAGATCGTAAGCAACAGGTAGTGTCTACCGGGGTATATGGTTTTGTAAGACATCCGATGTACCTCGGCTCTATACTCAATTTCCTGGGAGTGCCACTGCTGACCGGATCGGTATACGGACTGGCCACCGGCATCGTCGTTTCCCTCCTGTACACCTACAGAATCATAGAAGAAGAAAAAGTACTGGCAAAAGACCTGGAAGGATATAAGGACTACCAGCAAAAGATCCGGTATCGCCTCATACCTAAGGTGTGGTAA
- a CDS encoding S8 family serine peptidase produces the protein MKKTLVTTLSLLLSFIVFAQERPYYYCGGQKVYLKVTPDMLHVKLKEQPVRIPYAPIVPRSRYLDAARVLPYSNIRQVPIPVADRRMALQDIRQDSNIVYSWEALTLEKVPVIPTGEILVKPLEGYRIRDIVSRLGLTDSVDIIPYDTFHFGTEILRIRRDEQLFRIANKIYESGVVVFSHPNFYVPTSGQTNDPYYIYMSWFHNSNIPGMDVNIEPVWPLIAQAPGYINVVVIDDGLEPHEDIARLNPTGWTPRRPGAPGNWGAPSSADKSHAMGVAGIIMADANNHIGVAGVYQNAGAILGVNIFYDNNETVNDYANAINYAWQYNHADVINNSWNFHFENQPGYDAIKNAIQSAEQQGRNGLGTLVVFSAGNDGGNIQYPANVENVVTVGAIEENGTHPGYSATGPSLELVAVSPMIQPTTDRMGANGYSSGNYRSTFGYTSGAAPQVSGVIANMLLVNKELPAAMVRDMLMETATDLGTPGYDITYGAGLVNGCRAVVAAIINALGLKGDCNWNGPEEIYELTGVPSGPLQEHITWSVYPDGLLNLYPSGVSVRLTKNGEGPFLLTASLGTYCGREIKYTQICITNPEDRMGSTFQVSPVPAGTMLTVKSLTDERARSVVTGRDIRQVKIADRMGHIVLQQSFTAGTRLATINVGGLQDGYYIIYVDNGNGWSNANGRHIIIRH, from the coding sequence ATGAAAAAAACTTTAGTAACGACCTTATCTTTATTGCTATCGTTCATCGTCTTTGCGCAGGAAAGACCTTACTATTATTGCGGAGGGCAGAAAGTATACCTGAAAGTCACGCCGGATATGCTTCATGTCAAGCTGAAAGAACAACCGGTCCGCATACCTTATGCACCCATTGTACCCCGCAGCCGTTATCTCGATGCTGCCCGTGTACTACCGTACAGCAACATACGTCAGGTGCCCATACCGGTGGCGGACCGCCGGATGGCATTGCAGGATATCCGGCAGGATAGCAATATTGTTTACAGCTGGGAGGCATTGACCCTGGAAAAAGTACCGGTAATACCAACCGGAGAGATACTGGTAAAGCCGCTGGAAGGCTACCGGATACGTGATATTGTCAGCCGTTTAGGGCTTACGGACAGTGTGGATATAATACCTTATGATACTTTTCATTTCGGTACGGAGATACTCCGGATAAGAAGGGATGAACAACTATTCCGTATTGCCAATAAAATATATGAATCGGGAGTAGTGGTATTCTCGCATCCTAACTTCTACGTACCTACGTCCGGACAGACGAACGATCCTTACTATATATATATGAGCTGGTTCCACAACAGTAACATACCCGGTATGGATGTGAATATCGAGCCGGTGTGGCCACTGATCGCGCAGGCACCGGGTTATATCAATGTGGTTGTAATAGACGATGGCCTGGAGCCTCATGAAGATATCGCCCGTTTAAATCCTACCGGCTGGACGCCGAGGCGACCGGGCGCGCCAGGCAACTGGGGTGCACCGTCTTCTGCCGATAAATCACATGCTATGGGGGTAGCCGGCATTATCATGGCAGATGCCAATAACCACATAGGCGTGGCGGGTGTATACCAGAATGCCGGTGCCATCCTGGGGGTGAATATCTTCTACGATAATAACGAAACGGTCAATGACTATGCGAATGCAATCAATTATGCCTGGCAATACAACCATGCAGATGTGATCAACAATTCCTGGAACTTTCATTTTGAAAATCAGCCTGGTTATGACGCAATAAAAAATGCGATCCAATCCGCCGAACAGCAGGGGCGGAATGGGCTGGGTACCTTGGTCGTTTTTTCGGCAGGCAATGATGGCGGCAACATACAATACCCCGCTAATGTAGAAAACGTGGTTACCGTAGGCGCTATTGAGGAGAATGGCACACATCCGGGCTATAGCGCTACCGGGCCTTCGCTGGAACTGGTAGCGGTATCGCCTATGATACAACCGACTACTGATCGTATGGGGGCTAATGGCTACAGCAGCGGTAACTACAGGAGCACCTTCGGATATACATCCGGCGCTGCTCCACAGGTATCCGGCGTGATTGCTAACATGCTGCTGGTCAATAAAGAATTGCCTGCTGCGATGGTACGGGATATGTTGATGGAGACAGCCACCGACCTGGGCACACCTGGTTATGATATTACCTACGGTGCAGGGCTGGTGAATGGTTGCCGTGCTGTAGTAGCTGCTATCATCAATGCACTGGGGCTGAAAGGGGATTGTAATTGGAATGGTCCGGAAGAGATCTATGAATTAACAGGTGTGCCGTCAGGACCTTTGCAGGAACATATTACCTGGTCGGTTTATCCGGATGGACTGTTGAACCTATATCCCAGTGGTGTGTCGGTGCGGCTGACTAAAAACGGCGAAGGCCCGTTTTTGCTGACAGCCAGCCTGGGTACTTATTGTGGAAGAGAGATCAAATACACGCAGATCTGCATCACGAACCCTGAAGATCGCATGGGGAGTACTTTCCAAGTATCTCCTGTACCGGCAGGAACGATGCTGACGGTGAAAAGCCTTACCGACGAAAGAGCACGCAGCGTAGTAACCGGGAGGGATATACGCCAGGTGAAAATAGCCGACCGGATGGGACATATCGTATTGCAACAATCATTTACCGCCGGTACGCGCCTGGCGACTATCAATGTGGGGGGATTGCAGGATGGCTACTATATTATCTATGTGGATAATGGCAATGGCTGGAGTAATGCCAATGGCCGGCATATTATCATACGGCATTAA
- a CDS encoding M20/M25/M40 family metallo-hydrolase, which translates to MKGYQLLLVWALTGVSYLSAKGQVYQPSADRIQHTVNYLASDKLKGRGTGEKGGQRASAYIRRLFKKIGLRPGNGSSYYQNFTFDKGKHTGVASRNVLGWLDNGAAHTIVIGAHYDHLGTAGLFDGKYPVGQIHNGADDNASGVAGLLELARYYTGNGVREPFNILFLSFGGEELGLQGSKYFTAHPTLLLDSVHFMLNMDMIGRYNPERGIGIGGYGSAQEWPAIFEGVQQEGIRFFTDAAGKGASDHHNFYMHKVPVLFFHTGGHDDYHKPTDDAPKLKAKEEANILQLAIQLIERAMAYPTLHYKGE; encoded by the coding sequence ATGAAAGGATACCAGCTATTACTCGTGTGGGCGTTGACAGGCGTCTCTTATTTATCAGCAAAGGGGCAGGTTTATCAGCCATCTGCAGACCGTATACAGCACACTGTTAATTATCTGGCTTCAGATAAATTGAAAGGGCGTGGTACCGGAGAAAAAGGTGGACAACGGGCAAGTGCCTATATACGTCGACTGTTTAAAAAAATAGGTCTTCGTCCTGGCAACGGTAGCAGTTATTACCAGAATTTTACTTTTGATAAAGGCAAACATACCGGAGTGGCCAGCCGTAATGTGTTGGGATGGCTGGATAACGGTGCGGCACATACGATCGTGATCGGTGCACATTATGATCATCTGGGTACTGCAGGATTGTTTGATGGTAAATATCCTGTAGGTCAGATACACAACGGTGCTGACGACAATGCATCCGGCGTAGCCGGTCTGCTGGAGCTGGCGCGGTATTATACAGGCAACGGTGTACGTGAACCATTTAATATCCTGTTCCTTTCATTCGGTGGAGAAGAGCTGGGATTGCAGGGCTCTAAATATTTTACAGCACATCCTACTTTATTACTGGATAGTGTTCACTTTATGCTGAACATGGATATGATAGGTCGTTATAATCCTGAGCGGGGTATTGGTATAGGAGGTTATGGCAGTGCGCAGGAGTGGCCGGCTATCTTTGAAGGTGTGCAGCAGGAAGGTATTCGTTTCTTTACGGATGCTGCTGGTAAGGGGGCTTCCGATCACCATAATTTTTATATGCATAAGGTGCCGGTATTGTTTTTTCATACCGGTGGACACGATGATTATCACAAACCTACTGACGATGCCCCCAAGCTGAAGGCGAAAGAGGAAGCCAATATACTGCAGCTGGCTATTCAGCTGATCGAACGTGCGATGGCATATCCCACATTACACTATAAAGGAGAATAG
- a CDS encoding glycoside hydrolase, with amino-acid sequence MHTHVKLLGLATAIMAISTSCSKKMAEDAISSSERSVSAALAMPTKSTSLTLDWDKTYQRIDGFGTFGGRIIPFFESAHRDTVMERLFGNNGLQLTIIRSKILHTYPFDTQTGKVTIKPAGTDINVDPASNTWKQLNEDQKEQLGQLWILKKVKERYRVPVSIASAWTPPLHMKTRPVIHAQWFNGLNFNCCSSSFAKYLAGFVKAYQQEGIDFYAISPTNEPENVVSEWDASYWDAKHLGEFITNNLRPALRDNGLTTKIIASENAAWGTANSFLDGIDKSNVDIFAGHGYPEIIDLPGLISSKKPRYNQRPAPWSFASANKPCWLTEISDDNGVYDASMNEGLAFATSMHKFMAECNINAFIYWLGVLAIRNNESLICTAADGSLEYPKTYDVMGQYSRYVKPGYLRIDATQAANNAGIQVSAYKDPQQGNFAVVATNPTEEDVRCQIQLKGFKAGSLTSYLTAANSSRWQEAIAATPAADGSFEVIVPARSVITFTGQRNAAK; translated from the coding sequence ATGCACACGCACGTCAAGCTCCTTGGCCTTGCCACCGCGATCATGGCCATCAGCACCAGCTGTTCAAAAAAAATGGCAGAAGATGCCATCAGCTCCTCTGAAAGATCTGTCAGCGCCGCCCTTGCTATGCCGACCAAGTCGACCTCCCTTACCCTGGACTGGGACAAAACCTACCAGCGTATTGACGGCTTTGGCACCTTCGGAGGACGTATCATTCCTTTTTTTGAGTCTGCACATCGCGACACCGTAATGGAAAGACTCTTCGGCAACAATGGTTTGCAACTGACTATCATCCGGAGTAAAATACTCCATACCTATCCCTTCGACACACAGACAGGAAAGGTCACCATCAAACCGGCAGGAACAGATATCAACGTTGATCCTGCCAGCAATACCTGGAAACAGCTGAACGAAGACCAGAAAGAACAACTGGGACAGTTGTGGATTCTTAAAAAAGTGAAAGAACGCTACCGCGTGCCGGTATCCATTGCCAGCGCCTGGACACCGCCACTCCACATGAAGACCCGGCCTGTCATCCATGCCCAATGGTTCAATGGTCTTAACTTCAACTGCTGCTCATCCAGCTTTGCCAAATACCTGGCTGGTTTCGTAAAAGCCTATCAACAGGAAGGGATCGACTTCTATGCCATTTCACCTACCAACGAACCGGAAAACGTAGTATCTGAATGGGATGCTTCCTATTGGGATGCCAAACACCTGGGGGAATTTATCACCAACAATCTCCGCCCGGCCTTACGTGACAATGGTCTTACCACTAAGATCATCGCATCCGAAAACGCCGCCTGGGGTACTGCTAACTCCTTTCTTGACGGTATCGATAAAAGCAATGTAGACATCTTCGCCGGACATGGTTACCCCGAGATCATCGATCTGCCCGGGTTGATATCTTCCAAAAAGCCTCGTTACAATCAACGCCCTGCACCCTGGAGTTTCGCCTCCGCCAATAAGCCCTGCTGGCTGACTGAGATCTCCGATGATAATGGCGTATATGATGCTTCTATGAACGAAGGCCTGGCTTTTGCGACGAGTATGCACAAATTCATGGCTGAATGTAATATCAATGCCTTCATCTACTGGCTCGGCGTACTCGCCATCCGTAATAACGAGTCGCTGATCTGCACCGCCGCCGATGGCTCTCTGGAATATCCGAAAACATACGACGTAATGGGACAATATTCCCGCTATGTTAAACCAGGGTACCTGCGGATAGACGCGACACAAGCCGCCAACAATGCCGGCATCCAGGTGTCCGCCTATAAAGATCCGCAGCAGGGCAATTTTGCCGTAGTAGCGACCAATCCTACCGAAGAAGATGTACGCTGCCAGATTCAGCTGAAAGGTTTTAAAGCAGGCTCGCTGACCTCTTATCTCACCGCTGCCAACAGCAGCAGATGGCAGGAAGCAATTGCGGCTACTCCGGCTGCCGATGGCTCTTTTGAAGTGATCGTACCTGCACGTAGCGTGATCACCTTCACCGGACAGCGTAATGCTGCCAAATAA
- the yidC gene encoding membrane protein insertase YidC: MDRNSVIGFLLLGVLLVGYIFFNQKQQGAAIKEKARQDSIANLNKPKTFPETNKQVVNGTTPDAAQLAGEYGAFANAATGTAGTAVLQNDKVKITFSNQGGQPISVQLLQFKNNEGGPLMLAEGAFNRLSLQVPVKNNWLNTSDLFFTAGTVQTTPDGNQSISYRLATSNPAQYLEFLYTLKKESYTVDFDIHAVGLQNVLPGNQKTLTLQWNSQNDRQEQDMQNERLNNQVHYSYTDGKHDYFTLERTSHEKLSKSLQWLSVKQQFFNTTLIAKNKEGFNGADINTKVPQSGNIVGQTFSTIEIPYDRTQDFKFPIEIYYGPNHYKTLKSFDIGLENIIPLGSGIFAFVKYVNKWIIIPVFGFLSGFIGNYGVIIILLTIFIRLLIAPFTYQSYVSSAKMKVLKPEIDELRAKHGDDQQAFGMDQMKLFKSAGVNPLGGCLPALLQLPILVAMYSFFPSSIELRQESFLWAKDLSTYDSILNLPFNVPFYGNHISLFTILMTITSLILAFYNRGMTDQSNPVMKYMPYVFPIMLLGIFNRLAAALTFYYFLSNVISILLQWVLQTFVINHAKIHAQIQENKKKPVAQSKWQQKLSEMQQRQQEIQKNTQQRKK, translated from the coding sequence ATGGACAGAAATTCGGTCATCGGTTTTTTGCTGCTGGGTGTACTGCTGGTAGGTTACATTTTCTTTAACCAGAAGCAACAGGGGGCAGCGATAAAAGAAAAGGCCCGTCAGGACTCTATCGCTAATCTGAACAAGCCTAAGACATTCCCAGAGACCAACAAGCAGGTAGTAAATGGCACTACACCGGATGCTGCGCAACTGGCCGGAGAGTACGGGGCATTTGCAAATGCGGCTACCGGTACTGCTGGTACAGCTGTGCTCCAGAATGATAAGGTAAAGATCACATTCAGCAACCAAGGCGGTCAGCCGATAAGTGTACAACTGCTGCAATTCAAGAATAACGAAGGAGGTCCGTTGATGCTCGCAGAAGGCGCTTTTAACCGTCTTTCCCTGCAAGTACCTGTGAAGAATAACTGGCTGAATACATCCGACCTGTTCTTTACGGCCGGTACCGTGCAAACGACACCTGATGGTAATCAATCTATTAGCTATCGTCTGGCTACCAGCAATCCCGCACAATACCTGGAATTCCTCTACACTCTTAAAAAAGAAAGCTACACCGTAGATTTTGATATACATGCAGTTGGCCTGCAAAATGTATTGCCCGGCAATCAAAAAACGCTGACCCTCCAGTGGAACAGCCAAAACGATCGCCAGGAACAGGATATGCAGAATGAGCGGTTGAACAACCAAGTGCACTATAGCTATACGGATGGTAAACATGATTATTTCACACTGGAGCGTACCAGTCATGAAAAGCTGAGCAAATCACTCCAATGGCTGAGCGTAAAACAACAATTCTTTAACACTACGCTGATCGCTAAAAACAAGGAAGGATTCAACGGCGCGGATATCAATACCAAAGTACCGCAGAGTGGCAATATTGTTGGCCAGACCTTTTCTACTATTGAGATCCCTTATGACCGTACACAGGATTTCAAATTCCCTATCGAGATCTACTATGGCCCTAACCACTATAAAACACTCAAATCTTTTGACATAGGCCTGGAAAATATCATCCCGCTGGGTTCTGGTATTTTCGCCTTCGTAAAATATGTGAATAAGTGGATCATTATCCCCGTATTCGGCTTCCTGAGTGGCTTTATCGGTAACTATGGCGTCATCATCATCTTGTTGACGATCTTCATTCGTCTGTTGATTGCTCCCTTCACTTACCAGAGTTATGTATCCTCTGCCAAAATGAAGGTGCTGAAACCTGAGATCGATGAGCTGCGTGCCAAACATGGCGATGATCAGCAGGCATTTGGTATGGACCAGATGAAGTTGTTTAAGAGCGCAGGGGTAAATCCGTTAGGAGGATGTCTGCCGGCGTTGTTACAATTACCGATCCTGGTAGCAATGTATAGCTTCTTCCCCTCTTCGATTGAATTGCGGCAGGAGAGTTTCCTGTGGGCAAAAGACCTCAGTACGTATGATTCTATCCTGAATCTGCCATTCAATGTACCTTTCTATGGTAATCACATCAGCTTGTTCACGATCCTGATGACGATCACCAGCTTAATATTGGCCTTCTATAACAGGGGGATGACGGATCAGAGCAACCCGGTGATGAAATACATGCCTTATGTGTTCCCGATCATGCTGTTGGGTATCTTTAACAGGCTGGCAGCAGCGTTGACATTCTACTATTTCCTGTCTAACGTGATCAGTATCCTGTTGCAATGGGTATTACAGACATTTGTGATCAACCACGCGAAGATCCATGCACAGATCCAGGAGAACAAGAAAAAACCGGTAGCGCAGTCCAAGTGGCAGCAAAAACTCTCTGAGATGCAACAGCGTCAGCAGGAGATACAGAAAAACACACAGCAACGAAAAAAATAA
- a CDS encoding DUF3089 domain-containing protein, translated as MDNQIKMVNRASYSCWGILGILVMCMSACVFPVRPFSASRVTQGPDYSQDTYWAALPDRKDSADAVIPGVTSDGQAQATADVFFVHPTTYVTGGRWNASLHNRKLNRRTDRQPIRGQSSVFNGVCKVYAPRYRQVVLAAYFSKHRNASKAFDVAYDDVKAAFSYYLQHYNHGRPFILAAHSQGTDHALRLLKEVITGNDTLRERLIAAYLVGRPIPQDSVMAIPACSGPGQTGCLVSWNSVKRGAEKDFLVYPDGWVSVNPLSWRQDTVYAPAHLNKGAVGRRFCSVDTAAFDAQNTSEGLLWVKGDRRYKKNYRLSVGKSYHIGDYNLFYMNIRENAAERVAAFFRTHPKGASAKGKD; from the coding sequence ATGGATAATCAGATTAAAATGGTCAATCGGGCCAGTTATAGCTGTTGGGGTATACTAGGGATATTGGTGATGTGTATGTCGGCTTGTGTGTTCCCGGTACGGCCATTTTCTGCATCCCGTGTTACACAAGGGCCGGATTACAGCCAGGATACCTACTGGGCGGCGTTACCGGATCGCAAGGATAGCGCGGATGCGGTAATTCCCGGTGTTACCAGTGACGGGCAGGCACAGGCGACAGCGGATGTATTTTTTGTACATCCTACTACTTATGTCACAGGTGGGCGTTGGAATGCAAGCCTGCATAACCGGAAGCTGAATCGTCGTACGGACCGTCAGCCCATCAGGGGGCAGAGCAGCGTGTTTAACGGCGTTTGTAAGGTGTATGCTCCCCGTTACCGGCAGGTGGTGCTGGCAGCTTATTTCAGCAAACACCGTAATGCTTCCAAAGCCTTTGATGTTGCCTATGATGATGTGAAAGCAGCGTTTAGCTATTATCTGCAACATTATAACCACGGACGTCCATTTATACTCGCTGCTCATAGCCAGGGTACGGATCATGCGCTGCGTCTGCTCAAAGAGGTGATCACGGGTAATGATACGCTGCGGGAGCGGCTGATCGCAGCTTACCTGGTAGGGCGACCTATTCCACAAGACAGTGTAATGGCTATCCCTGCCTGCTCCGGACCGGGACAAACCGGTTGCCTGGTAAGTTGGAATTCGGTGAAACGGGGCGCCGAAAAGGATTTCCTGGTCTATCCGGATGGGTGGGTGTCGGTGAACCCACTATCCTGGCGGCAGGATACGGTATATGCGCCGGCACATCTGAATAAAGGAGCGGTAGGGCGTCGCTTTTGCTCGGTAGATACCGCTGCATTTGATGCCCAGAATACCAGCGAGGGTTTGTTATGGGTGAAGGGAGATCGGCGATACAAGAAAAACTACCGGCTAAGTGTTGGAAAGTCTTATCACATAGGTGATTATAATCTGTTCTATATGAATATACGTGAAAATGCGGCAGAGCGGGTAGCCGCTTTTTTCCGTACACATCCCAAAGGGGCTTCCGCCAAAGGTAAAGACTGA